The Chlorocebus sabaeus isolate Y175 chromosome 20, mChlSab1.0.hap1, whole genome shotgun sequence genomic sequence GTCATTTTCCTTTTAGGACCGAAATGACCTTATTTCTGTAGAGAGGTGGCTGGTGGGGCCCATCCGATGCCACGGTAGATGGGAAGTTTGTCAATTTCAAGTGCCCTTTGGGCGTTAGCTGACTTTGTCATCATGATTCTTCTCATTTACAGAGGGGGAAACAGGCCTGAAGGGGAAGTCCCACAGCTGGGAGGTGGCAGAGCTGAGGCTCCAGCTCTGGAATGACTGACCCCAGCGTCCTAGCTTTGAGCCACCTGACCTCCCACCTTGTGACCCTCAGATGTGGTCGGGGGTGGTGGAAAGAGGTCAGTGGATTTGAGCAAGGAGTTCTTGAGGCTCAGTGCCCTGGAATCAGACACCTCACCCCCAGGGCCAGCCCTCCTGGGTCGTGAGCTGAGCTCGGGGCAGCCCTCCAAGTTCATGGTCCACATCTTGGACATTCCTGCCCACCCGGAGCTCTCAGCCCTTTGTGCCAAGAGGATCTCAGCTGGTTCACATTCTGAGGAGACTGTGTTCTGGAATGTGCTGCCCTTTCAGCTTAGAAAGAGAAGGAATTTGGGTCTTTTCAGGATAAAGCCTGCCTTGtgggagaagaaagggagaataACACTTTGCATGTGCAAAATACTTTAAACATGGTTTTGCATCTATGTGTTTAAACTTCAAACAACCACATGAGTTCAGTGCGATTATTTTTACTTGATAGATGTAGAACCATGCTCAGAGGAGGCAAGTCACAGGCTCAAGGACACACAACCATGGGACTGGGACTTGAACCTTGGGTTGTGGACCCCCaaggtgggtttttgttttgagacggagtttttcgctctctcacccaggctggagtgcagtggcatgatcttggctcactgcaacctctgcctcctgggttcaagcgattctcctgcctcagcctcccgagtagttgggactacaggcacacacgccaccacaccttgctaatgttttaagtatttttagtagagacagaatttcaccatgttggccaggctggtcttgaactcctgacctcaagtgatttgcccacctcggtctcccaaagtgctgagccaccgtgcccagcccaaggtGGGTTTTTGAGCCCCTACTTTCTAGTTGCATTGGATTTCAGGCCCTGGGTACCCACCTAGGACCCCCTGTTGGAGGTAGAGGGGTCGGGGTCTGGTGATGGGGCCACTACTGacctctctgcctctgtcccctGCCCTTGTGTCCCAGGCTGCGGTGGAAGCACACCTCCTCCCTGAAGGTGGCCAACGAGCCCGTCTTAGCCTTCACGCAAGGCAGCCCTGAGCGAGAGGCCCTGCAAAAGGTAACGGGAGGGTGGGGGGGGGGCACCCGAGAGGTGCAGGGCATGGAGCAGAGGCCACGTCCAGCAGCCCTGAGCTAGTGCTCCGTGCCTGCAGCCATCACCCACTTCTACCCTTGCTCCCCGCCTTGGGAGGAAGCCTGGGAGGGCTGTGGGTCTGGAGTGTGGGAACAGCTGTGAGGACCAGGGTGGCAGCCTAGAGCTACTTTGGGGCTTCTCAGGCCAGGTCAGATGTCATAAGCCCAGTTGTTTTATACTTAAACATGTTTTCCAGTTAATTGCCAGCATTTTAAAGATCATGAGATTTCACATAAGTTTCAGGTGCAGTTTTTTTATCTCTGTGTCATGGGTAGACCTCACCTTCCTGCAGGGTGACAATGGCTGGAGCAGAGTTCGGCTGCCCCTGAGGGGAGCACATGTTCTCTGATGGCCGCCGACCCATCCTGGCCCCCATCTCATTTCTGTGTCAGCCTGGGCATCTCTGTCTGTGGACTCTGCCTTGGGGTTTTAGATGGGAGGAAGCGAGGAAGGCAGTGACCATACCCGCTCTCGTCCCTCTCCCCAGGCCTTGAAGGACCTGAAGGGCCGGACGGAAGCCATCCCATGCGTGGTGGGGGATGAGGAGGTGTGGACATCGGACGTGCAGTACCAGGTGTCGGTATGTCCAGCGGGTGGGCAGCGCTCAGCCCCTCCCCTGAATATGTGACCTCTTTCTCTGACAGCTCGTAAGCTTATAATGTGTGGGCTCTGACTTCAAGGCCTTTATAGTGCCCCTCCCAACCCCAGATTTTGAATTCTGTGGACCAGTAAAACTTCCCAAAGCAAAGGACGGCACCCACACTGCATCCAGCTGCTAGCGGCACCCTGTGTCTGGGCAAGAAAGGCCATGAGGGGTCCACACAGCATCTTCTGTTATTCCTCACAGATTTCTTGCCAAAGGGATTTGGGAGCTAATGGCAAAAAGCTGGGCCCCAGGCCATGAGCTCCTCAGATGGCATTGGCCTAAGAAGCTCCCATGCTTGGAGTTTATCCTTCCAGAAACTGGCAGGCACTTTACATGGGCCAGGAAACTCATAGGTCTGTGATTTGGAGGAGAGTAAAAGGTCAGGCCTTTTGCAAACAGGGCAAGCACATTCTAGCTCTGTCTGGCTGAAACCCTGGGCAGATGTGTGCAGGGGGAGGGGTGACTGAGCGGGAGGACCCAGGTCCCCCAGTCTGAAGGTTCCCAGGACAGCCTGGGACAGGAGTTGACCACAGAGGTGTCCTGGAGCTCTTGTCGCTGGGTCAGGACTGCCTGGAGCTGTCTAAGCGTGGCCTGGGGTCTGCAGGCATTGGCCAGGTCACTCTGTCTGCActgggtgtgtgtgcaggtgccAACTGACAGCAGCACCCACCGCCCAGCTCCCTGGTTGTCTCTGTAACTGCCTAGAGCCTGCCCTTACCTGCAGCTCCCCGGGCGTCCGAGGCCGCATGGCAGCTGGGATTTTTCCAGGCAGTGAGGCTCCGGCATTCTGATAAGGCCCTGGGTAGATACTGCTAATTTTCATTTCCCACATTGCCTCGCCGACCTGGCTGGAGGTTCTGGCCATGTGCTGATCACTGTGGCACCAGACATTTGGGGTACTGGGGCGTGTGAGGGCAGGATCTATGTTTGCTGGGACATAGCGCTGACGGGGCTCTGCAGTCCACTGGGGCCCAGGTTGCAGCCACCTTCTCAGCCCCTAAGCATCACAGGCCAATCTCAGGTAGGGTCAGAATACACAGTGACTGTGCCAAGGTTTAACGTGAAGGAGAATGGTCACTTTCTACTCAAGCCTAGACCAGCACTGGCTAATAGAATTTCCTCCAGTGATGGCAGAAATGTGCCAGATCTGCATTGTCTGTTCCAGCGGCCACGAGCCACGTGTGGTTGTCCAGCATGTGAAATGTGGCTCGTGGCTACTGTTTTAGACAGGAAAGCTCCAATAACTCACCAGAAGATGGATAGGTAGCAAAAGTGTTAGCTGTTGTGATATAAACTCTCTTGCCAGCCCTGGGAAGGAAAGAAGTCAAATTTCTCCCTGCTCCGTTGGTCGTGCTGGCATTCACCACTGCCAGGCAttaggttttgaagggaagatgagggttaaagaaagacacacacacacagagagggcGGCTGAGGCAGCAACACCGTATATTGCAGAAACCTGAGGAAGTGGGGGACCAGCTTAATGCCAGGGCCCACTGCTGCTTCCAGGCTGGGGTACTCATCGGTATGCGTGGACGGGTCTGGGCAGTATGGCTTACTGCCTGGCAGGATATTGATAAGATGTTGTTATGATCAGGCGGTTTGGCCCCCTCCAGTGGGATGTCATCGTGGTGTTCCTTATACCTTTACCCAGCAAGATATGATagggatgtttcttttttcttcctttttttttgagacagtcttgctctgtcgcccaggctggagtgcagtggcgagatcttggctcactgtaagctctgcctcccgggttcatgccgttctcctgcctcagcctcccaagtagctgggactacaggcgctcgccacctcgcccggctaattttttgtatttttagtagagacggggtttcaccgtgttagccaggatggtctcaatctcctgaccttgtgatccgcccgcctcggcctcccaaaatgctgggattgcaggcgtgagccaccgcgcccggctgatagGGAAGTTTCTTTAGGTGGGCCTTTGTCCGCCTTGCGGTCACAGGTGGCTGAGCCGGATGTTTCTCATGACCTGAGCTCCCATGAAATGTTTTACTTGGACCAAGGTCTGAAAAATAGTGGGGAGCTTACAAAATGGTGCGGTTTGAACCAACACCAGGTTCtgtttataaatgtttgttgaggaTCTTCCTATTTAGATTAGTAAATCTGGGGCTTAGGAAGCAATTGCTCTGTCCATAATGGCTTCGGGGCAGGGCAGAAGTCCCAAGCATTTCACAACACCGGTGCGTTCTTTTTGACCTCACCTGGTCATGTTGCCCGTGGTCATAGCCTCATGCTGGACCAAAGAATTTTCATCCATGATCCCCTTTGGTTCTCCTGTCCATGCTAAGAGACAGGGAGGGCAGCCCGCATTTCCTAGATGAGGAGACTTAGGGGAGGAAGCGAGCTTACCTGGGGCCTCACAGCTagtaggtggcagagccaggattcgaACCGATGTCTCCCTGACCACAAAGGTCCGTGCTTTCCTGGAAAGACCCTGTGGTGTATGCCTTTCTCCTGGACGGTGAGCCTTTCGGAGAAGGAGCCATGTCTTACTCATCGTATAGTGGGTACACCAGCACCCTTAATAGGGAGCAACCTGTGGCCTGGGCACTGGGGAGGGCTTCATGGGAGCAGGCCAGGGACAGCAGGCGTGTCCAGGACTTTCCTGGAAAACCAGCTCTGAGCCCGGCCCTCTCCATCCTTACCTGGCACCTCCCTCCTGGACAGGGACctcacttctctctcctttcagCCTTTTAACCATGGACACAAGGTGGCCAAGTTCTGTTATGCAGACAAGGTGAGTGAGCCCTTGCTGCTGGTGACCGGGAGGTTAGGGTTGctgcctctgccctgccctgccaaCTGCTGATATGGGGGTGGGCATCAGTTGCTGTGTCCTTCTTTGGCCATGGTAGATAGGTGGGCAGGGGGTGGCTGGCACTGAGGGAGTCCCTGCGTGATGTCTTTGACTGGGCCAGGCATGCAAAGGTTAACTTGAGCCAAATGCAAGCTGCCTCAGCCAGAGCCGAGACGTTCCCTGACATGCCCGTGGTGGGGCAGATCTTGGACTGGGGAGGAGGTGGATtctggaaggctgagtcagggcAATTGGAGACACCATCGATGGAAAGCCAGGCCGAGAATTGGCACTGGAAAGGGCCagcaggaggggctggggtgacTGGGGGTCCGGGAGCTGGCATTGTGTGGCGATGAGGGCAGTTGGGGTCTGGAGGCCAGCAGCAGAGCCATGTCTCAGGCTCCAGTTGACCTCAAGTTTCTGGATGGTGGGTTCAGGGCCACCAGGTCCCAAGAATAAGGTGAGGTTTTGATTAGACCAGAGAGAAAGTGGAGCCAGTTTAACAGCTGTGGGACTCAGCGCCAAGGCCTTAGAGAGCTGACCAACCTGGCCGGGCCCTTCAGGCTTCAGACTGGCAACCGCTACAGGCTCTGACGGGACGCTGTTGGCAGTTGTGATGGCAGGGGGCTGAGGGACCAGGCAGACAGGCATTGTCCCTGCATGGAAGAGAGTGGCCTTCCAGCTCTCTCCTCCCTCGCTCACTCCCCAGGGCCCTTCCCGCTGCAGGCGGCAGTTCCcaacctctccctctccctttagAGCCTGCTCAACAAAGCCATCGAGGCTGCCCTGGCTGCCCGGAAAGAGTGGGACCTGAAGCCCATTGCAGACCGGGCCCAGATCTTCCTGAAGGCGGCAGACATGCTGAGTGGGCCGCACAGGGCTGAGATCCTCGCCAAGACCATGGTGGGACAGGTGAGGTGCTGGTGGGTCCGGGTGGGTGGAGCGGGGTGGGCTGGGAGTCAGCCGTGCCCCACCCATGGCAGCAGACATCAGCTGAAGCGCTTCTGGGTCTCAAGCCCTTGTGGGGACCCAGAGATGTCCTCAAGGGACAAGGCCTAGGAGCTGGGATGGATGATCACAAATTATTGTGCAGAGCCCGTGTGTCCTGCCTCGGAAATGTCCCCTGTCCTCCATCCCTCTGCCCTCGCTCCTAGGCTTCGTCATGCTTTGCCTGGACTGGTGGTGGCCTGCACTGTCTCCCTGCCTCCCAGCTTGGCAGCCCCTCGCCGCCCTCACAGTGGTCTTTCCAACACCTCCAGGATGTCACTCCTGGCTTACGACCCACCCAGACCTCTCCACCGCTGAGAGGCAAGTCCCAAGACCTGAGCCCCATATCCAGGGCCCTTCTGCCCACCTCTGTCCAGCTCGCCCGCTATCCTGCCCTTCCCTGCCAAGCGGTCCCACCCATGGTGTAGCCATCTGGGACTTAGCAGGACTCCCTGGTCACGGCAGACatcctctctgcctctgcccacTGTGTCCTCCTGCCTGGAATGCTTGCTGTCTGTTCCGTGCTCAGTGAACTCTTACCTCCTGGTCCAGCCTGGATGTCACCCCCTCCGTGAGGCTTCTTGAGTCTTCTCCAGCCGAAAGGACTATTCCTGCCTGTTTCCCCAGAGCATGTTGTTCCTGCATCAGTTACAGCTCAGATTGCACTGGAGTAGATTGAGTTCCTAGGTACTGCCCCTTTACAAGCTTTTTGGACATAGTAAACATGTCTTGACATTCTCagtctttttcttgtctttgcaTGATACCTTTCAGGAGGCATAGCAAGCCCCTGATCAATGGTTTTCTCTGCACAGAGCTGGCACGACAGCTTCTCACCCTGCTAAATGCAAGTTGAGTGAGGAGTGTCTCTAGCAGGCAGAGTGTGCGGGGGACAGGAGCCGAGGGAGAAAGGGTTATTTCACCACCTCCAGGACCTGAGCCCTATGCTGCCAACTAACCTGGGTTCCTGAAGGGTAAATTGCAGGAGCCGGAACCCAGGCTGCTTTCTGGATCAGGCATTTGCCACCGCCTGCTCCCTGGGCCTCATGGTGAGCACCCCCTCTGCTGCACAGAGCTGGTATGGCAGCCCCTCATCCTGCTGAATGCCTTCTTAGATTGGCTCAGCAGCCCTCTGGGGTGGGTGTCCGGCTCTGCGTGTTCCCGGTGAGCCGCACATTGCTGGGAAGCCGCACATTGCAGTCTAGGATCAGTTTAGGCTCTCTCTGTATTTGGCCTAAGACTCAGGAACTTCTAGGAAGCCAGGTACACATCTTAGCTCAGCTTCCTGGGCTGTGTGTCTCTAATAGGTCATGCACCTGCCAGTGACCTTGGGTGCCAAGAGGGGGCCACGTCAATCTGGAAAAGCCCTGTTCTTGGCTGTACACGATTTTTTTCCCTGCAGCTCACATTTGCTGTTAGTAACAATGGACGGTTTAAGGGAATCACAGTCACTCTCCTCTTGGTTTTTGGCCCAAACTAACCAGCAAGGCCGAACATCATTCCTGGAGAAGGAACCATCCGCCTCCCACACACTGAGTCTCTGTCCTGGTTTTCCAGTGGCCAGTCTCCGGCTCATGCTAGTCTGCCCTTCTGTCTGGAAGGCTCTGATCCTGAATTTGGTCTGAGGCTTGACCATAGATCCTTTGCCATCCTCCACCATTCAGAGTTGCTATGAAACGAAGACAGTGCATGGGAAGTACCTGGCCTGCTGCAGAGGATCAGTCAATTCTGCTGATCCCCGTCCAGCCCAGAGGGCCGGCTGCAGGAGGTGCTGGCTCAAGGGCTTGAGAATCCTTTCCCTGTCAGCCTCCGGGATGGGACCTGGTCAGCCCTCCAAATGTTTCCTGGTCCCTGCTGGGGCCTGGCTCAGTGCTCGCGTTGGGCACAGGGTCAGATGTGAGAAGAGGATGGACAGGAGGCTGTTAGCTGTTCCTGACCCCTGGCCCTCTGCCTTGCAGGGTAAGACCGTGATCCAAGCGGAGATTGACGCTGCAGCGGAACTCATTGACTTCTTCCGGTTCAATGCCAAGTATGCGGTGGAACTGGAGGGGCAGCAGCCCATCAGCGTCCCCCCGAGCACCAACAGCACGGTGTACCGGGGTCTGGAGGTACCTGCAGGAGGCAGTGGGCGGACACGCGGGGCAGCCCAACGCCGTGGGCTtgggctcactgctgcctccttcCCCAGGGCTTCGTGGCGGCCATCTCGCCCTTTAACTTCACTGCAATAGGCGGCAACCTGGCAGGGGCACCAGCCCTGATGGTGAGATGTGGGCAGAGCTGGGACAGCGGCAGCTGGTTGTCCTCCTGGTCccaacagacagacagagaccaCCCTGAGCCCCTTGAGTCTCAGCCTAGTCACGGGGAGAGGCACAGAAGGTGGAGGCCGCTTGGGGCTGTGGGTAGCCTTTGGGACCAGAGACCCAGTTTGAATCCCAGCATCGTCCCTCTCTACCTGGGAGACCCTGGCAGTCCCCCAATTTCTCTGAGGcacaatttcctcatctgcaaagtggaaaTAATAGGAAAGCCTCCGTGACTGGGTTGTGAGACTCAAATGAGACACATCCAGCAGCAGGCAGGGCTGGCCCGGAGCTGGCTGAGTGCTGGCGGCTCTGTTGATGACAATTACCGCTGACCTTCGGTGCTCACCACGTGCCTGCTGCTGTCAAGCACGGCATGGAGatgatctcatttcatcctctcaGCAGCTCCGAGAGGGAGTTGTGACTCTGCCTCTTTgccagatgacaaaactgagacaCGCAGCCGTGACTTACTTGGCAAGACTGAGTGACTAGTAAATAAATGATGGAGCAGAGAAGGATTTGGATGTAGAGTCTCTCTCGGGGTTGATGGTATTCAAGTCACTCCTCTGCCATTATCGGAATGAGGGTGGCTGTTACTGGATGAAGTCCCTGGCCTATGGAGGAGACTCAGCCCAGCTCCCAGACAGCCTGGGCGGGAGAGGTCCACATAGTCATCGGGAACCCCGAGCCCCAGACAGGGGCGCTGGATGCTGATGCCAGGGTGTGTACTGGGGACATCCTCATGCATCTGTGCAAGACAAACACGGTGCATGGCCAGGCATCCACGTGCCTGGCTGCTGCACATGCCTGGCCCAGGATGTGTGCTGAGAGAGCCCGTGTACACTTGCCCTGCCGCGCCCAGTGAGCACTCAGTGACTAGCACAAAGAACAGACCTGCCCAGGTGATGGCAGGACTGGTTGGTGCAGGCTGCTGGGGAAAGGGAGCCTTGGCCAGAGCATGGGGTAGATCGGGCCGTGCCATGGCCTCCTTGGCAGGGACTTTTGGAGACGGGGCCAGACGCCTTGGAGGAGTGGGGTCCGGTATGGGATGTCCTGGTTGGCACAGGGTCTGGTGGTTCCAGGTGAGGGACGACCATGCtgtagggtgggggtgggggttgggggctggTGGCACCATCCTCATGCATCACCAGAACACCTCCCGTGCAGGGCAACGTGGTCCTGTGGAAGCCCAGTGACACCGCCATGCTGGCCAGCTATGCCGTCTACCGCGTCCTCCGGGAGGCCGGCCTGCCCCCCAACATCATCCAGTTTGTGCCAGCGGATGGGCCTCTATTTGGGGACACTGTCACCAGCTCAGAGCACCTCTGTGGCATCAACTTCACAGGCAGTGTGTCGTAAGTCCCTGGGGATGGTGTAGGCTGGGGTGGCTAGGGGGCGTTCACAGGCAACCCTGGTCACTTGCTGTCTGGGAACCCAGGGTCATACACTGACCCTACTCCTTTACTTGCTGTGTGGCTGTGAGTGAGCCACTTCACCTCTGTGCGCTtccgtttcttcatctgtacaCGGAGTGATTATCCTTAATTTGCAGAGTCATTGCAAGGATTAAACGTGTTAATGAACAGGAAAGAGCTTCGCAGGCTGGAAGTGCACCCTACGGCTGTGGGTGATATTGAGTTCAGTGCTACCTCTGCTACTGGGGAGGACACAGGGGAGCACAGAATGAATTGGAGGAGtcaggaaggcttcttgaggaggtgGCATCTAAGCAGAGGAGTTGGCCAGGCAGAGgggaagaggcaggagaagaatATATATGGTGGGAGAGGGAACAGCACATACGATGTCGTCAAGGCGAAAACGTGTGTTCTGGGGCATGGCCGGATCCTGTGTGGCTGGAGTGTGGAGTTTGGGGGCGACAGGGCAAGAGAGTGAGGGCGGGGCATGGTTCGAGTTGAGGTAGGGAAGGCAAGCCACTACCTGATCTCGACCGTGCATGCACTCACTGGCTGAGCAGGTAATTTGGAGCTCACACTAAGGCCCAGTGATGAGCACACACCAGGGACAAGGTCCCAACTCTCAGGTTGGAGGTGGCAGCCGGGGGTGGTTAGTCCAGTGACCATAAGATACTTAGGAGTCTGCAAAGGTGTCTGGCCTTTATCCTGAAGGTGATGGGAGCCATGGAAGGTATCAAGCAGGGAGAGTGGCTGAGTCAGAGTTCTGTGTCAGCAGAGATTGCAAATCATGGCCCCCAAATTGTTTCTGGCAAGAGGCTCTACTTTTTTTGACTCCTAACAGTGATGGCCCGAGTTTGTATAATTGGGACAATTTCACAGATAAATCCAAATCTTGGCCTGTCTTGGTGCCCTGGATCTGGGTGCTCTGATCTTGCATTTCCTGGTGGCACCACTGGCTGGAGGAGTGGGTGCGCTGTGGCTCTCTGCATACCTGATCCACCCTGTTTCCTTTCCCTGCTGACTCCTCTGGGTCCCTGTGTTTGCACCCTCATCCTCAATGATCTCTCTGTGGCCTGACGCAGGAGACTAGCCAGGAGCTGTCGACCtccggcggggggcgggggggcttGAACCAGGGGAGAGACGGGGGATGTGGAGAAGGGGGCAGGTTCAGGTGAGTAGGATGCAGGGAAGCACAGGGGCCATCACCTGTCCTggagttggggttggggttggggtgggtgtgggtgtggggatgAGGGGGGTAATCAGCGAGAATGTTCAAGATGGGCACCTGGGAGGGCGAGCGGGCTCGGGGGGAAGATGAATCTTGTGTTGGTCACTTCAGGTGTTATCTGAGTGGACATGCCTGGAGGCAGCCAGAGACCTGGGTCTGCAGCTCGGGGTCCTTCTTACCTCCTCTTCCAGGCCCCAAGCTCTGCCACCCCCTTCCCTGCAGCTTtgccgggggtgggggtgggtggtggcAGCGTTAGAACTGCTGAGAAGGGCCGTTTTCCAAAAGACTTGCTCCGCCAGCCATGGGCCCCGGGCTCCCCGCCTATCAGCGGGCGGAGCGGGCCTGGCCCCCATTCTCCACGCTCTGATGAGCAGCGGGCTTAAAGGTGGGAAGGCCATAAATTAGTATTAGCTACTGTGTCGCTGGCTCCCGGGTGATtagcatttttattgttttgtggtGCTGAGGTTGGTCACACTTGGAGCCTGGGGAGGAGGCGAGGCCCTCCAGGGTGGCAGCTTCGGGTGGGGCCTGAGCTCCCTCTCCCAGGACTCTGCTTGATTTGGCCTTTCAGTCCTGGGCTCTGGGCTTGGCGGGGATCCTTCACAGACCACAGCGGGATCTGTCCCCTTCGAGGTACCTGCAGTGTGCCCAGCATGTCTTAAGCACTTACCTTACACTTGCACTCATCACTAAACAACCCTGCCAGGTCAGGATTGTTCTCCCTGCTTCCCAGATGAGGTGCAGAAttcgaggctcagagaggttaagtaatgaACCCAGGATCACACAGTGCTGAGTGTCCTCCTGGCTGCAGAACGTGGACCTCCTCTGCACCATCTTGCTGCCTAGCCCCCTGTTGCCCCTTCCCTGTAGTCTTGGAATGCAGCCTGTTCCCAGCTGCCATCCCCGACTTGGCTCCCACCTCCTGCTCCCACCTCCCACTGTGGGCTGCTCCCCACAGTGTTCCTCCCTGGGCTTTTCTGCCCCCTTCCTCTGGCCTGGCTCCCTGATCCCCACCCTTTCTCCTGTGGTTCCAGCACCTTCAAACACCTGTGGAAGCAGGTAGCCCAGAACCTGGACCGGTTCCGCACCTTCCCACGCCTGGCTGGAGGTAAGGCCTgcctcacctcctcctcccctgtgGCCCCAAGGACCCCTCCCCTGGCCATTATGAAAGAGGAGGGAGGTAGAGGGGATCCAGCCTCGAGTCAGGTGGATGAACCATTTCAGGCACCAGCACTGCCCAATGGAACTTTTTGTGATGAGGGATGCGTCCAGGACCTTCACTCT encodes the following:
- the ALDH4A1 gene encoding delta-1-pyrroline-5-carboxylate dehydrogenase, mitochondrial isoform X1 — encoded protein: MLLPASALRRALLSRPWTGAGLRWKHTSSLKVANEPVLAFTQGSPEREALQKALKDLKGRTEAIPCVVGDEEVWTSDVQYQVSPFNHGHKVAKFCYADKSLLNKAIEAALAARKEWDLKPIADRAQIFLKAADMLSGPHRAEILAKTMVGQGKTVIQAEIDAAAELIDFFRFNAKYAVELEGQQPISVPPSTNSTVYRGLEGFVAAISPFNFTAIGGNLAGAPALMGNVVLWKPSDTAMLASYAVYRVLREAGLPPNIIQFVPADGPLFGDTVTSSEHLCGINFTGSVSTFKHLWKQVAQNLDRFRTFPRLAGECGGKNFHFVHCSADVDSVVSGTLRSAFEYGGQKCSACSRLYVPHSLWPQIKGRLLEEHGRIKVGDPAEDFGTFFSAVIDAKSFARIKKWLEHARSSPSLTILAGGKCDDSVGYFVEPCIVESKDPQEPIMKEEIFGPVLTVYVYPDDKYKETLQLVDNTTSYGLTGAVFSQDKDVVQEATKVLRNAAGNFYINDKSTGSVVGQQPFGGARASGTNDKPGGPHYILRWTSPQVIKETHKPLGDWSYAYMQ